In a genomic window of Sus scrofa isolate TJ Tabasco breed Duroc chromosome 4, Sscrofa11.1, whole genome shotgun sequence:
- the LOC100525869 gene encoding cytochrome c1, heme protein, mitochondrial — MSAAAAASLRGAVLGPRGAGLPGARARGLLCGPRPGQLPLRTPQALSLSSKSGLSRGRKVILSALGMLAAGGAGLAVALHSAVSATDLELHAPSYPWSHRGLLSSLDHTSIRRGFQVYKQVCSSCHSMDYVAYRHLVGVCYTEEEAKALAEEVEVQDGPNEDGEMFMRPGKLSDYFPKPYPNPEAARAANNGALPPDLSYIVRARHGGEDYVFSLLTGYCEPPTGVSLREGLYFNPYFPGQAIAMAPPIYNEVLEFDDGTPATMSQVAKDVCTFLRWASEPEHDHRKRMGLKMLMMMGLLLPLVYAMKRHKWSVLKSRKLAYRPPK, encoded by the exons ATGTCGGCGGCAGCGGCGGCTTCCCTTCGCGGGGCGGTGCTGGGCCCGCGGGGTGCGGGGCTGCCGGGCGCGCGGGCGCGGGGTCTACTATGCGGCCCGCGGCCCGGGCAACTCCCACTGCGGACACCTCAG GCGTTATCCTTGTCGTCGAAGTCTGGCCTGTCCCGGGGGCGGAAAGTGATTCTGTCCGCGTTGGGCATGCTGGCGGCAGGGGGTGCAGGGCTGGCCGTGGCTCTGCATTCGGCCGTGAGTGCCACTGACCTGGAGCTGCACGCCCCCAGCTATCCGTGGTCTCACCGCGGCCTCCTCTCATCCCTGGACCACACCAG CATCCGGAGGGGTTTCCAGGTATACAAGCAGGTGTGCTCCTCCTGCCACAGCATGGACTACGTGGCCTACCGCCACCTGGTGGGCGTGTGCTACACCGAGGAGGAAGCTAAGGCCCTGGCTGAGGAG GTGGAGGTTCAAGACGGCCCCAATGAGGATGGGGAGATGTTCATGCGGCCAGGAAAGCTGTCTGACTACTTCCCCAAACCATACCCCAACCCCGAGGCTGCTCGAGCGGCCAACAACGGAGCACTGCCCCCTGACCTCAGCTACATCGTGCGAGCTAG GCACGGTGGTGAGGACTACGTCTTCTCCCTGCTCACGGGCTACTGTGAGCCGCCCACTGGAGTGTCGCTGCGAGAAGGCCTCTACTTCAACCCCTACTTTCCTGGCCAGGCCATAGCCATGGCCCCGCCCATCTACAACGAAGTCTTGGAGTTTGACGATG GCACCCCAGCTACCATGTCCCAGGTAGCCAAGGACGTGTGTACTTTCCTGCGCTGGGCATCTGAACCCGAACACGACCATCGCAAACGCATGGGGCTCAAG ATGCTGATGATGATGGGCTTGCTTTTGCCCCTCGTCTACGCCATGAAGCGGCATAAGTGGTCAGTCCTCAAGAGCCGGAAACTGGCCTATCGACCGCCCAAGTGA
- the GPAA1 gene encoding glycosylphosphatidylinositol anchor attachment 1 protein produces MGLLSDPVRRRALARLVLRLNAPLCVLSYVAGIAWFLALAFPPLTQRTYMSENAIGSTMVEEQFSGGDRARSFARDFAAHRRKTGALPVAWLERTMRSVGLEVYTQSFSRKLPFPDETHERYMVSGVNVYGILRAPRAASTESLVLTVPCGSDSTNSQAVGLLLALAAHFRGQIYWAKDIIFLVTEHDLLGTEAWLEAYHDVNVTGMQSSALQGRAGAIQVAVALELSSDVITSLDVAVEGLNGQLPNLDLLNLFQTFCQKGGLLCTLQGKLQPQDWTSVDRPLQSVQTLLLMVLQQASGRPHGPHGLFLRYRVEALTLRGINSFRQYKYDLVAVGKALEGMFRKLNHLLERLHQSFFFYLLPALSRFVSIGLYMPAAGFLLLVLGLKALELWMQLHEAGVGPQEAGGTAGSSPPFPPTQSVGLASLVAPLLISQAVGLALYLLPVLGQHVAAQHFPVAEAEAVVLTLLAVYAAGLALPHNTHRVVSTQAPDRGWMALKLVALICLALQLACITLTNFSLGFLLAATMVPAAALTKPSGPRPLYAALLVLTSPAAVLLSSLFLWRELQEAPLSLAEGWQLFLTALAQGVLEHHVYGALLYPLLALGLYPCWLLFWNVLFWK; encoded by the exons ATGGGCCTCCTGTCGGACCCGGTGCGCCGGCGCGCGCTCGCCCGCCTGGTGCTGCGCCTCAACGCGCCGCTCTG TGTGCTGAGCTACGTGGCGGGCATCGCCTGGTTCCTGGCGCTGGCTTTCCCGCCGCTGACCCAGCGCACTTACATGTCGGAGAACGCCATAGGCTCCACTATGGTGGAGGAGCAATTTTCGGGCGGAGACCGTGCCCGGAGCTTTGCCCGGGACTTCGCTGCTCACCGCAGGAAGACGGG GGCCCTGCCAGTGGCTTGGCTGGAGCGGACGATGCGGTCAGTGGGGCTGGAGGTCTACACGCAGAGTTTCTCCCGGAAACTGCCCTTTCCAGATGAGACCCACGAGCGCTAT ATGGTGTCAGGCGTGAACGTTTACGGCATCCTCCGGGCCCCGCGCGCCGCCAGCACAGAGTCCCTGGTGCTTACCGTCCCCTGCGGCTCTGACTCTACCAACAGCCAGGCTGTCGGGCTGCTGCTGGCACTTGCTGCCCACTTCCGGG GGCAGATCTACTGGGCCAAAGACATCATCTTCCTGGTGACAGAACACGACCTCCTGGGCACTGAGGCCTGGCTTGAAGCCTACCACGACGTCAATGTCACTG GTATGCAGTCCTCCGCTCTGCAGGGCCGGGCGGGGGCCATCCAGGTGGCTGTGGCCTTGGAGCTAAGCAGTGATGTGATCACCAGCCTGGACGTGGCTGTGGAGGGGCTCAACGGGCAGCTGCCCAACTTGGACCTGCTCAACCTCTTCCAGACTTTCTGCCAGAAAGGGGGCCTGCTGTGCACACTGCAGGGCAAG CTGCAGCCCCAGGACTGGACATCAGTAGACAGGCCACTGCAGAGTGTGCAGACACTGCTACTCATGGTTCTGCAACAGGCCTCTGGCCGCCCCCACGGCCCCCACGGCCTCTTCCTGCGCTACCGCGTGGAGGCTCTAACTCTCCGTGGCATCAATAGCTTCCGCCAGTACAAGTACGACCTGGTGGCAGTGGGCAA GGCTCTGGAGGGCATGTTCCGCAAGCTCAACCACCTCCTGGAGCGTCTGCATCAGTCCTTCTTCTTCTACCTGCTGCCCGCGCTCTCCCGCTTCGTCTCCATTGGCCTCTACATGCCGGCCGCCGGCTTTCTGCTCCTGGTCCTTGGTCTCAAG GCTCTGGAACTGTGGATGCAGCTGCATGAGGCTGGCGTGGGTCCCCAGGAGGCTGGGGGGACCGCCGGATCCAGTCCTCCCTTCCCGCCAACACAG AGTGTGGGGCTGGCCTCGCTTGTGGCGCCCTTGCTGATCTCCCAGGCGGTGGGCCTGGCCCTCTACCTCCTGCCGGTGCTGGGTCAACATGTGGCCGCCCAGCACTTCCCCGTGGCTGAGGCCGAGGCCGTGGTGCTGACGCTGCTGGCTGTCTATGCAGCTGGCCTGGCGCTTCCACACAACACCCACCG GGTCGTGAGCACACAGGCCCCAGACAGGGGCTGGATGGCCCTGAAGCTGGTAGCCTTGATCTGCCTGGCCCTACAGCTGGCCTGCATCACCCTCACCAACTTCTCTCTGGGCTTTCTGCTGGCTGCTACCATGGTGCCCGCCGCCGCACTCACCAAGCCCTCTGGGCCCCG GCCCCTCTATGCTGCCCTGCTGGTGCTGACGAGCCCAGCAGCTGTCCTCCTGAGTAGCCTGTTCCTGTGGCGGGAGCTGCAGGAGGCACCGCTTTCCCTGGCGGAGGGCTGGCAGCTCTTCCTGACAGCGCTGGCACAGGGCGTGCTGGAACACCACGTCTATGGCGCCCTGCTTTACCCGCTGTTGGCTCTGGGCCTCTACCCGTGCTGGCTGCTCTTCTGGAATGTGCTCTTCTGGAAGTGA